A genomic stretch from Theobroma cacao cultivar B97-61/B2 chromosome 4, Criollo_cocoa_genome_V2, whole genome shotgun sequence includes:
- the LOC18600804 gene encoding cysteine-rich receptor-like protein kinase 42 has protein sequence MKERRLKLIPMQFSASKQPYWRWVFLLVFPLLLSSSFSDPRISNAGLLCGHSRPPNGTNLIPNFSEAMRGLSQAINNSHFASYHLNSTSPMYVLAQCHQDLSQTDCLLCYAAARTTLPRCLPSVSGRIFLDGCFLRYDNYSFYQESVSSSLDNVSCSPDEATVFDGDSKRVNLFGRSVDYAVGNMTRIALRNGGFGTVGMNGVYALAQCWKSVPAEGCRECLEKAAKAVRGCVPKEEGRGMNTGCYIRYSTDKFYSKEGEAKHDHEIAVIVAIVSSIAAFLMVSLSAAYATYARLSKRKEELKNLGQISKSFDKSGLKFKYETLEKATDYFSLSRKLGQGGTGSVFMGILPNGKTVAVKRLIYNTRQWVDDFFNEVNLISRIQHKNLVKLLGCSIEGPESLLVYEYVPNKSLDQFIFDEKKTNLVKWKQRFDIIVGTAEGLAHLHGGGSHVRLIHRDIKSSNVLLDENLNPKIADFGLVRCLATDKSHLSTGVAGTLGYMAPEYLVRGQLTEKADVYSFGVLALEIVCGKRNTTFTKDSGSLLQTVWALYRSNRLAEAVDYSIKDDTSAKEAPNVLQIGLLCTQASVSLRPSMAQVVQMLTDKDCEIPSPNQPPFLNASVLDPTSSTRSNSTDSFTTNAVRKIQDSGTSSEPSRTLSSDEASRSQ, from the exons atgaaagaGAGAAGGCTAAAGTTGATTCCCATGCAGTTCTCAGCCTCTAAACAACCATACTGGAGATGGGTTTTCTTGTTAGTCTTCCCTTTGTTGCTCTCCAGCTCCTTCTCTGATCCAAGGATCTCAAACGCTGGCCTTTTGTGTGGCCATTCCAGGCCACCAAATGGGACCAACTTAATTCCAAACTTTTCTGAAGCGATGCGAGGCTTGTCACAAGCGATCAACAATAGCCACTTTGCTTCTTACCACCTCAACTCTACATCTCCAATGTATGTATTGGCTCAGTGCCATCAAGACCTCTCACAAACTGATTGCCTTCTTTGCTATGCAGCCGCAAGGACTACGCTTCCACGTTGCCTTCCTTCTGTCTCAGGTCGAATCTTTCTTGATGGCTGCTTCTTGCGTTACGATAATTACAGCTTTTATCAAGAGTCTGTCTCATCTAGTTTGGATAATGTCAGTTGCAGCCCTGATGAAGCAACAGTGTTTGATGGAGATAGTAAGAGGGTGAATTTATTTGGTAGGAGTGTTGATTATGCAGTTGGGAATATGACTAGGATTGCTTTGAGAAATGGAGGATTTGGGACGGTGGGTATGAATGGTGTGTATGCATTGGCACAGTGTTGGAAGAGTGTTCCTGCTGAAGGGTGCAGAGAGTGCCTGGAGAAGGCGGCAAAGGCGGTGAGAGGCTGCGTGCCAAAGGAGGAAGGGAGAGGGATGAATACTGGGTGTTATATAAGGTACTCGACCGATAAGTTTTATAGTAAAGAGGGAGAAGCAAAGCATGATCATG AAATTGCAGTCATAGTAGCAATTGTCTCATCAATAGCTGCATTCTTGATGGTCTCTCTTTCAGCAGCTTACGCTACTTATGCAAGATTGTCAAAGAGGAAAGAAG AGCTCAAAAACCTCGGCCAGATTTCCAAAAGCTTTGACAAATCAGGTTTGAAGTTCAAGTATGAAACCCTTGAGAAGGCAACCGATTACTTTAGTCTTTCAAGGAAGCTAGGCCAAGGAGGAACTGGTTCTGTATTCATGGGGATTCTTCCAAATGGGAAGACTGTAGCTGTGAAGAGATTGATATACAATACCAGGCAATGGGTAGATGACTTTTTTAATGAGGTAAACTTAATCAGCAGAATTCAACACAAGAATCTGGTGAAGCTTCTGGGTTGTAGCATTGAGGGCCCTGAGAGTCTCCTGGTTTATGAGTATGTACCAAACAAGAGCCTCGATCAGTTCATTTTTG ATGAGAAGAAAACAAACCTTGTAAAGTGGAAGCAGCGGTTTGATATCATTGTTGGAACAGCTGAGGGTCTAGCACATCTTCATGGAGGAGGGTCTCACGTAAGGCTAATCCACAGGGACATTAAAAGCAGCAATGTTCTTTTAGATGAGAATCTCAACCCCAAGATTGCTGATTTTGGACTCGTACGATGTTTAGCTACAGACAAAAGTCATCTTAGCACTGGGGTTGCTGGAACACT TGGATACATGGCTCCAGAGTACCTTGTTCGAGGACAACTCACAGAGAAAGCAGATGTTTACAGTTTTGGGGTGCTAGCTCTTGAGATTGTATGTGGTAAAAGGAATACAACCTTCACAAAGGACTCTGGTTCCCTTCTACAAACA GTTTGGGCACTTTACAGATCAAATAGATTGGCTGAAGCTGTGGACTATAGCATAAAAGATGATACTTCAGCAAAAGAAGCCCCCAATGTGCTTCAAATTGGACTATTGTGCACACAAGCTTCAGTTTCCTTAAGACCATCAATGGCACAAGTAGTTCAGATGCTGACAGATAAAGATTGTGAAATTCCTTCACCCAACCAGCCTCCTTTCTTGAATGCTAGTGTGCTAGATCCAACAAGCTCCACAAGGTCCAACAGCACAGACAGTTTCACAACAAACGCAGtgagaaaaattcaagacTCAGGTACATCCTCCGAGCCTTCTAGGACTCTCAGTTCAGATGAGGCATCAAGAAGCCAATGA